A window of Amphiprion ocellaris isolate individual 3 ecotype Okinawa chromosome 12, ASM2253959v1, whole genome shotgun sequence contains these coding sequences:
- the pum2 gene encoding pumilio homolog 2 isoform X2, with protein MLSRGMSVPCSILGMNDVAWQETRGGMLHANGAPESGGVRVHGGGPLSAVGGAVQAPGGPHLQGMDRGVNPTPGTPQPPLSGRSQDDATVGYFFQRQPGEQLVGCTPSKHRWPTGDANHLDQVRAVDEMNYDFQALALESRGMGELLPAKKLWDSDELAKDGRKGMLLGEEWRDNAWGSSHHSVSQPIMVQRRPGQGFHGNGDANSVLSPRSEGGGLGVSMVEYVLSSSPGDKMDSRYRNGGYGGGDTDQDGREKSDAQEKVSPFEEDKSPEMKVGEESDPAKANGRGLLNGMDRDCKDFNPTPGSRQASPTEAVERMGPSQTGLEMMGQHHPHALQQQNPTQNKVPTEDFQNQEAQNMGGMEQQAGVESLQFDYAGNQIQVDSSGTPVGLFDYNSQQQLFQRSNPLTVQQLTAAQQQQYALAAAQQQHLAGLAPAFVPNPYIINAAPPGADPYTAAGLAAAATLAGPTVVPPQYYGVPWGVYPANLFQQQAASTANHSANQQASNQGPGPGQPQVMRTGTNQRPLTPGQGQQSQQESLAAAAAANPALAYAGMPGYQVLAPAAYYDQTGALVMGPGARTGLGGPVRLVQTPLLINPAAAQAAAVSASGSGNNMSGPPANGLYRSMPQPQPQPQQQQAPPPSSGLPSSSFYGSGSVPNTSQSSSLFSHTSAAPPPPSSSLGFSSTGGSLGVGLGSALGGFGSSVSSSTSSSVSRRDSLLASSDLYKRGGSSLTPIGQPFYNSLGYSSSPSPIGLTPGHSPLTPPPSLPSSHGSSSSLHLGGLTNGSGRYISAAPGAEAKYRSTGGTSSLFNSSSQLFPPSRPRYSRSDVMPSGRSRLLEDFRNNRFPNLQLRDLPGHMVEFSQDQHGSRFIQQKLERATPAERQMVFGEILQAAYQLMTDVFGNYVIQKFFEFGSADQKLALATRIRGHVLPLALQMYGCRVIQKALESISSDQQVISDIVRELDGHVLKCVKDQNGNHVVQKCIECVQPQALQFIIDAFQGQVFVLSTHPYGCRVIQRILEHCTQEQTLPILEELHQHSEQLGQKYQGVSLEMTPKTYYTVSRDALFKDQYGNYVIQHVLEHGRPEDKSKIVAEVRGKVLVLSQHKFASNVVEKCVIHSSRSERALLIDEVCCQKDGPHSALYTMMKDQYANYVVQRMIDMAEPAQRKIIMHKIRPHIATLRKYTYGKHILAKLEKYYMKSGSELGPIGGPTNGLM; from the exons AT GCTTTCCCGTGGAATGAGCGTTCCATGCAGCATCCTAGGTATGAATGACGTGGCCTGGCAGGAGACAAGAGGTGGGATGCTGCATGCAAATGGTGCCCCTGAGTCTGGGGGTGTCCGAGTTCATGGCGGAGGACCCCTATCTGCAGTCGGAGGAGCTGTACAAGCTCCCGGAGGACCACATTTACAGGGCATGGACAGGGGTGTCAATCCTACCCCAGGTACCCCGCAGCCTCCATTAAGTGGAAGATCTCAGGATGATGCCACAGTTGGGTACTTCTTTCAGAGGCAGCCTGGAGAGCAGCTTGTTGGTTGCACACCCAGCAAGCATCGCTGGCCAACTGGAGATGCTAATCATCTTGATCag GTCCGTGCTGTGGATGAAATGAATTATGACTTTCAGGCACTTGCTTTGGAGTCGAGGGGGATGGGAGAG cttttgccAGCAAAAAAGCTCTGGGATTCTGATGAGCTGGCCAAGGATGGAAGGAAAGGCATGCTTCTTGGAGAGGAGTGGAGGGACAATGCGTGGGGATCATCTC ATCATTCAGTGTCTCAGCCAATCATGGTGCAGCGACGGCCAGGCCAGGGTTTCCATGGGAATGGTGATGCCAATTCTGTGCTTTCACCTCGCTCAGAAGGAGGAGGCCTCGGGGTGAGCATGGTGGAGTACGTCCTGAGTTCCTCTCCGGGTGACAAGATGGATAGTCGCTACAGGAATGGCGGCTAT GGCGGTGGGGATACTGACCAAGATGGAAGAGAGAAGAGTGATGCACAAGAGAAGGTGTCGCCCTTTGAAGAGGACAAGAGCCCAGAGATGAAGGTGGGAGAAGAGAGTGATCCTGCTAAAGCCAACGGAAGAGGTCTACTAAATGGAATGGACAGAGACTGCAAAGACTTCAA TCCAACCCCCGGAAGCCGTCAAGCTTCCCCCACTGAAGCCGTGGAGAGAATGGGTCCCAGTCAGACAGGTTTGGAGATGATGGGACAGCACCACCCCCATGCCCTCCAACAACAGAACCCCACCCAAAACAAGGTCCCAACTGAGGACTTCCAGAACCAGGAGGCTCAGAACATGGGAGGTATGGAGCAGCAAGCCGGTGTGGAGTCCTTACAGTTCGACTATGCTGGGAACCAGATTCAGGTGGACTCCTCAGGGACTCCTGTAGGATTATTTGACTACaactctcagcagcag tTGTTCCAGAGATCCAATCCTTTGACTGTTCAACagctcactgcagctcagcaacAACAATATGCTctagctgcagctcagcagcagcatctcg CTGGCCTTGCACCTGCATTTGTGCCAAACCCTTACATCATTAATGCTGCCCCCCCTGGAGCTGATCCCTACACTGCTGCTGGGCTTGCAGCAGCAGCCACGCTTGCAG GCCCTACAGTTGTTCCACCACAATACTACGGTGTTCCTTGGGGTGTGTACCCGGCCAATCTTTTCCAACAACAGGCTGCATCTACTGCCAATCACTCAGCTAATCAGCAAGCATCCAATCAGGGACCAGGACCAGGCCAACCACAG GTGATGCGCACAGGAACCAACCAGCGACCTCTTACCCCTGGGCAAGGCCAACAGAGTCAGCAGGAATCtttagctgctgcagctgctgcaaacCCGGCATTGGCTTACGCAGGAATGCCTG GTTATCAGGTGTTGGCCCCTGCGGCCTATTATGACCAGACTGGGGCCCTGGTGATGGGCCCTGGTGCCCGAACTGGTCTTGGTGGGCCTGTTCGTCTAGTCCAGACTCCTCTCCTCATCAACCCTGCAGCAGCACAGGCTG ctgcagtatCTGCGTCTGGCTCTGGTAACAACATGTCTGGTCCTCCAGCCAACGGACTGTACCGCTCCATGCCTCAACCTCAACCgcagcctcagcagcagcaggccccTCCACCCAGCAGCGGTCTGCCCTCCAGCTCCTTCTACGGTTCTGGATCAGTACCTAACACCTCTCAGAGCAGCTCCCTTTTCTCACACACCTCCGCTGCCCCACCACCTCCAAGCTCCTCCCTGGGCTTCAGCAGCACCGGTGGCTCTCTTGGCGTGGGCCTGGGCTCTGCCCTTGGAGGCTTCGGCTCTTCTG TTTCCAGCTCCACCAGTAGCAGTGTATCTCGCAGGGACTCCCTGCTGGCAAGTTCTGACCTATACAAGCGCGGTGGCAGCAGTCTAACTCCCATTGGTCAGCCGTTTTACAACAGCCTGGGTTACTCTTCTTCACCGAGCCCCATTGGCCTGACACCGGGTCACTCCCCACTCACTCCCCCACCTTCTCTGCCCTCCTCTCATGGATCCTCCTCCAGCCTTCACCTAG GTGGCCTGACAAATGGTAGCGGGCGGTACATTTCTGCAGCTCCTGGAGCTGAAGCCAAATACAGGAGCACCGGTGGAACGTCCAGTCTGTTCAACTCCAGCAGTCAGCTGTTCCCTCCCTCTCGGCCCCGCTACAGTCGCTCTGATGTTATGCCATCCGGTCGCAGCCGCCTGCTGGAAGACTTTAGGAACAACCGTTTCCCAAACCTCCAACTCCGTGACTTACCAGGACACATGGTGGAGTTCTCTCAAGACCAGCATGGATCCAG ATTTATCCAACAGAAGCTAGAGAGGGCCACTCCTGCTGAGAGGCAGATGGTGTTTGGAGAGATTCTGCAAGCAGCATACCAACTGATGACAGATGTATTTGGGAACTATGTCATCCAAAAGTTCTTTGAG TTTGGAAGTGCAGACCAGAAGCTGGCTTTGGCAACACGTATTCGTGGGCATGTCCTCCCCCTGGCTTTACAGATGTATGGTTGCAGGGTCATTCAAAAAGCCTTGGAGTCCATTTCCTCAGACCAGCAGGTAATT AGCGACATTGTCCGCGAGCTGGATGGCCATGTGTTGAAGTGTGTCAAGGACCAGAACGGAAACCATGTGGTGCAGAAGTGCATTGAATGTGTCCAGCCTCAGGCCCTCCAGTTCATTATTGATGCCTTCCAGGGACAG GTGTTTGTGCTTTCCACACACCCGTACGGCTGCAGAGTTATCCAAAGGATTTTGGAGCACTGCACCCAGGAGCAAACTCTGCCCATCCTGGAAGAGCTGCATCAGCACTCTGAACAGCTGGGTCAG AAATATCAAGGCGTATCATTGGAGATGACACCCAAAACATATTATACAGTGTCCCGTGATGCACTGTTCAAG GATCAGTATGGTAACTACGTCATACAGCATGTTTTGGAGCATGGCAGACCAGAAGATAAGAGCAAGATAGTGGCAGAGGTTCGCGGAAAGGTTCTTGTCCTGAGCCAACATAAATTTGCAAG TAATGTTGTGGAGAAGTGTGTGATCCACTCTTCGCGGTCAGAGAGAGCTCTGCTGATAGATGAAGTCTGCTGCCAGAAAGACGGGCCCCACAGCGCCTTGTACACCATGATGAAGGACCAGTACGCCAACTACGTTGTCCAAAGAATGATCGACATGGCAGAACCTGCTCAGCGTAAAATCATCATGCACAAG
- the pum2 gene encoding pumilio homolog 2 isoform X7, which translates to MLSRGMSVPCSILGMNDVAWQETRGGMLHANGAPESGGVRVHGGGPLSAVGGAVQAPGGPHLQGMDRGVNPTPGTPQPPLSGRSQDDATVGYFFQRQPGEQLVGCTPSKHRWPTGDANHLDQVRAVDEMNYDFQALALESRGMGELLPAKKLWDSDELAKDGRKGMLLGEEWRDNAWGSSQGGGLGVSMVEYVLSSSPGDKMDSRYRNGGYGGGDTDQDGREKSDAQEKVSPFEEDKSPEMKVGEESDPAKANGRGLLNGMDRDCKDFNPTPGSRQASPTEAVERMGPSQTGLEMMGQHHPHALQQQNPTQNKVPTEDFQNQEAQNMGGMEQQAGVESLQFDYAGNQIQVDSSGTPVGLFDYNSQQQLFQRSNPLTVQQLTAAQQQQYALAAAQQQHLAGLAPAFVPNPYIINAAPPGADPYTAAGLAAAATLAGPTVVPPQYYGVPWGVYPANLFQQQAASTANHSANQQASNQGPGPGQPQVMRTGTNQRPLTPGQGQQSQQESLAAAAAANPALAYAGMPGYQVLAPAAYYDQTGALVMGPGARTGLGGPVRLVQTPLLINPAAAQAAAAVSASGSGNNMSGPPANGLYRSMPQPQPQPQQQQAPPPSSGLPSSSFYGSGSVPNTSQSSSLFSHTSAAPPPPSSSLGFSSTGGSLGVGLGSALGGFGSSVSSSTSSSVSRRDSLLASSDLYKRGGSSLTPIGQPFYNSLGYSSSPSPIGLTPGHSPLTPPPSLPSSHGSSSSLHLGGLTNGSGRYISAAPGAEAKYRSTGGTSSLFNSSSQLFPPSRPRYSRSDVMPSGRSRLLEDFRNNRFPNLQLRDLPGHMVEFSQDQHGSRFIQQKLERATPAERQMVFGEILQAAYQLMTDVFGNYVIQKFFEFGSADQKLALATRIRGHVLPLALQMYGCRVIQKALESISSDQQVISDIVRELDGHVLKCVKDQNGNHVVQKCIECVQPQALQFIIDAFQGQVFVLSTHPYGCRVIQRILEHCTQEQTLPILEELHQHSEQLGQKYQGVSLEMTPKTYYTVSRDALFKDQYGNYVIQHVLEHGRPEDKSKIVAEVRGKVLVLSQHKFASNVVEKCVIHSSRSERALLIDEVCCQKDGPHSALYTMMKDQYANYVVQRMIDMAEPAQRKIIMHKIRPHIATLRKYTYGKHILAKLEKYYMKSGSELGPIGGPTNGLM; encoded by the exons AT GCTTTCCCGTGGAATGAGCGTTCCATGCAGCATCCTAGGTATGAATGACGTGGCCTGGCAGGAGACAAGAGGTGGGATGCTGCATGCAAATGGTGCCCCTGAGTCTGGGGGTGTCCGAGTTCATGGCGGAGGACCCCTATCTGCAGTCGGAGGAGCTGTACAAGCTCCCGGAGGACCACATTTACAGGGCATGGACAGGGGTGTCAATCCTACCCCAGGTACCCCGCAGCCTCCATTAAGTGGAAGATCTCAGGATGATGCCACAGTTGGGTACTTCTTTCAGAGGCAGCCTGGAGAGCAGCTTGTTGGTTGCACACCCAGCAAGCATCGCTGGCCAACTGGAGATGCTAATCATCTTGATCag GTCCGTGCTGTGGATGAAATGAATTATGACTTTCAGGCACTTGCTTTGGAGTCGAGGGGGATGGGAGAG cttttgccAGCAAAAAAGCTCTGGGATTCTGATGAGCTGGCCAAGGATGGAAGGAAAGGCATGCTTCTTGGAGAGGAGTGGAGGGACAATGCGTGGGGATCATCTC AAGGAGGAGGCCTCGGGGTGAGCATGGTGGAGTACGTCCTGAGTTCCTCTCCGGGTGACAAGATGGATAGTCGCTACAGGAATGGCGGCTAT GGCGGTGGGGATACTGACCAAGATGGAAGAGAGAAGAGTGATGCACAAGAGAAGGTGTCGCCCTTTGAAGAGGACAAGAGCCCAGAGATGAAGGTGGGAGAAGAGAGTGATCCTGCTAAAGCCAACGGAAGAGGTCTACTAAATGGAATGGACAGAGACTGCAAAGACTTCAA TCCAACCCCCGGAAGCCGTCAAGCTTCCCCCACTGAAGCCGTGGAGAGAATGGGTCCCAGTCAGACAGGTTTGGAGATGATGGGACAGCACCACCCCCATGCCCTCCAACAACAGAACCCCACCCAAAACAAGGTCCCAACTGAGGACTTCCAGAACCAGGAGGCTCAGAACATGGGAGGTATGGAGCAGCAAGCCGGTGTGGAGTCCTTACAGTTCGACTATGCTGGGAACCAGATTCAGGTGGACTCCTCAGGGACTCCTGTAGGATTATTTGACTACaactctcagcagcag tTGTTCCAGAGATCCAATCCTTTGACTGTTCAACagctcactgcagctcagcaacAACAATATGCTctagctgcagctcagcagcagcatctcg CTGGCCTTGCACCTGCATTTGTGCCAAACCCTTACATCATTAATGCTGCCCCCCCTGGAGCTGATCCCTACACTGCTGCTGGGCTTGCAGCAGCAGCCACGCTTGCAG GCCCTACAGTTGTTCCACCACAATACTACGGTGTTCCTTGGGGTGTGTACCCGGCCAATCTTTTCCAACAACAGGCTGCATCTACTGCCAATCACTCAGCTAATCAGCAAGCATCCAATCAGGGACCAGGACCAGGCCAACCACAG GTGATGCGCACAGGAACCAACCAGCGACCTCTTACCCCTGGGCAAGGCCAACAGAGTCAGCAGGAATCtttagctgctgcagctgctgcaaacCCGGCATTGGCTTACGCAGGAATGCCTG GTTATCAGGTGTTGGCCCCTGCGGCCTATTATGACCAGACTGGGGCCCTGGTGATGGGCCCTGGTGCCCGAACTGGTCTTGGTGGGCCTGTTCGTCTAGTCCAGACTCCTCTCCTCATCAACCCTGCAGCAGCACAGGCTG cagctgcagtatCTGCGTCTGGCTCTGGTAACAACATGTCTGGTCCTCCAGCCAACGGACTGTACCGCTCCATGCCTCAACCTCAACCgcagcctcagcagcagcaggccccTCCACCCAGCAGCGGTCTGCCCTCCAGCTCCTTCTACGGTTCTGGATCAGTACCTAACACCTCTCAGAGCAGCTCCCTTTTCTCACACACCTCCGCTGCCCCACCACCTCCAAGCTCCTCCCTGGGCTTCAGCAGCACCGGTGGCTCTCTTGGCGTGGGCCTGGGCTCTGCCCTTGGAGGCTTCGGCTCTTCTG TTTCCAGCTCCACCAGTAGCAGTGTATCTCGCAGGGACTCCCTGCTGGCAAGTTCTGACCTATACAAGCGCGGTGGCAGCAGTCTAACTCCCATTGGTCAGCCGTTTTACAACAGCCTGGGTTACTCTTCTTCACCGAGCCCCATTGGCCTGACACCGGGTCACTCCCCACTCACTCCCCCACCTTCTCTGCCCTCCTCTCATGGATCCTCCTCCAGCCTTCACCTAG GTGGCCTGACAAATGGTAGCGGGCGGTACATTTCTGCAGCTCCTGGAGCTGAAGCCAAATACAGGAGCACCGGTGGAACGTCCAGTCTGTTCAACTCCAGCAGTCAGCTGTTCCCTCCCTCTCGGCCCCGCTACAGTCGCTCTGATGTTATGCCATCCGGTCGCAGCCGCCTGCTGGAAGACTTTAGGAACAACCGTTTCCCAAACCTCCAACTCCGTGACTTACCAGGACACATGGTGGAGTTCTCTCAAGACCAGCATGGATCCAG ATTTATCCAACAGAAGCTAGAGAGGGCCACTCCTGCTGAGAGGCAGATGGTGTTTGGAGAGATTCTGCAAGCAGCATACCAACTGATGACAGATGTATTTGGGAACTATGTCATCCAAAAGTTCTTTGAG TTTGGAAGTGCAGACCAGAAGCTGGCTTTGGCAACACGTATTCGTGGGCATGTCCTCCCCCTGGCTTTACAGATGTATGGTTGCAGGGTCATTCAAAAAGCCTTGGAGTCCATTTCCTCAGACCAGCAGGTAATT AGCGACATTGTCCGCGAGCTGGATGGCCATGTGTTGAAGTGTGTCAAGGACCAGAACGGAAACCATGTGGTGCAGAAGTGCATTGAATGTGTCCAGCCTCAGGCCCTCCAGTTCATTATTGATGCCTTCCAGGGACAG GTGTTTGTGCTTTCCACACACCCGTACGGCTGCAGAGTTATCCAAAGGATTTTGGAGCACTGCACCCAGGAGCAAACTCTGCCCATCCTGGAAGAGCTGCATCAGCACTCTGAACAGCTGGGTCAG AAATATCAAGGCGTATCATTGGAGATGACACCCAAAACATATTATACAGTGTCCCGTGATGCACTGTTCAAG GATCAGTATGGTAACTACGTCATACAGCATGTTTTGGAGCATGGCAGACCAGAAGATAAGAGCAAGATAGTGGCAGAGGTTCGCGGAAAGGTTCTTGTCCTGAGCCAACATAAATTTGCAAG TAATGTTGTGGAGAAGTGTGTGATCCACTCTTCGCGGTCAGAGAGAGCTCTGCTGATAGATGAAGTCTGCTGCCAGAAAGACGGGCCCCACAGCGCCTTGTACACCATGATGAAGGACCAGTACGCCAACTACGTTGTCCAAAGAATGATCGACATGGCAGAACCTGCTCAGCGTAAAATCATCATGCACAAG
- the pum2 gene encoding pumilio homolog 2 isoform X4 — protein sequence MSVPCSILGMNDVAWQETRGGMLHANGAPESGGVRVHGGGPLSAVGGAVQAPGGPHLQGMDRGVNPTPGTPQPPLSGRSQDDATVGYFFQRQPGEQLVGCTPSKHRWPTGDANHLDQVRAVDEMNYDFQALALESRGMGELLPAKKLWDSDELAKDGRKGMLLGEEWRDNAWGSSHHSVSQPIMVQRRPGQGFHGNGDANSVLSPRSEGGGLGVSMVEYVLSSSPGDKMDSRYRNGGYGGGDTDQDGREKSDAQEKVSPFEEDKSPEMKVGEESDPAKANGRGLLNGMDRDCKDFNPTPGSRQASPTEAVERMGPSQTGLEMMGQHHPHALQQQNPTQNKVPTEDFQNQEAQNMGGMEQQAGVESLQFDYAGNQIQVDSSGTPVGLFDYNSQQQLFQRSNPLTVQQLTAAQQQQYALAAAQQQHLAGLAPAFVPNPYIINAAPPGADPYTAAGLAAAATLAGPTVVPPQYYGVPWGVYPANLFQQQAASTANHSANQQASNQGPGPGQPQVMRTGTNQRPLTPGQGQQSQQESLAAAAAANPALAYAGMPGYQVLAPAAYYDQTGALVMGPGARTGLGGPVRLVQTPLLINPAAAQAAAAVSASGSGNNMSGPPANGLYRSMPQPQPQPQQQQAPPPSSGLPSSSFYGSGSVPNTSQSSSLFSHTSAAPPPPSSSLGFSSTGGSLGVGLGSALGGFGSSVSSSTSSSVSRRDSLLASSDLYKRGGSSLTPIGQPFYNSLGYSSSPSPIGLTPGHSPLTPPPSLPSSHGSSSSLHLGGLTNGSGRYISAAPGAEAKYRSTGGTSSLFNSSSQLFPPSRPRYSRSDVMPSGRSRLLEDFRNNRFPNLQLRDLPGHMVEFSQDQHGSRFIQQKLERATPAERQMVFGEILQAAYQLMTDVFGNYVIQKFFEFGSADQKLALATRIRGHVLPLALQMYGCRVIQKALESISSDQQVISDIVRELDGHVLKCVKDQNGNHVVQKCIECVQPQALQFIIDAFQGQVFVLSTHPYGCRVIQRILEHCTQEQTLPILEELHQHSEQLGQKYQGVSLEMTPKTYYTVSRDALFKDQYGNYVIQHVLEHGRPEDKSKIVAEVRGKVLVLSQHKFASNVVEKCVIHSSRSERALLIDEVCCQKDGPHSALYTMMKDQYANYVVQRMIDMAEPAQRKIIMHKIRPHIATLRKYTYGKHILAKLEKYYMKSGSELGPIGGPTNGLM from the exons ATGAGCGTTCCATGCAGCATCCTAGGTATGAATGACGTGGCCTGGCAGGAGACAAGAGGTGGGATGCTGCATGCAAATGGTGCCCCTGAGTCTGGGGGTGTCCGAGTTCATGGCGGAGGACCCCTATCTGCAGTCGGAGGAGCTGTACAAGCTCCCGGAGGACCACATTTACAGGGCATGGACAGGGGTGTCAATCCTACCCCAGGTACCCCGCAGCCTCCATTAAGTGGAAGATCTCAGGATGATGCCACAGTTGGGTACTTCTTTCAGAGGCAGCCTGGAGAGCAGCTTGTTGGTTGCACACCCAGCAAGCATCGCTGGCCAACTGGAGATGCTAATCATCTTGATCag GTCCGTGCTGTGGATGAAATGAATTATGACTTTCAGGCACTTGCTTTGGAGTCGAGGGGGATGGGAGAG cttttgccAGCAAAAAAGCTCTGGGATTCTGATGAGCTGGCCAAGGATGGAAGGAAAGGCATGCTTCTTGGAGAGGAGTGGAGGGACAATGCGTGGGGATCATCTC ATCATTCAGTGTCTCAGCCAATCATGGTGCAGCGACGGCCAGGCCAGGGTTTCCATGGGAATGGTGATGCCAATTCTGTGCTTTCACCTCGCTCAGAAGGAGGAGGCCTCGGGGTGAGCATGGTGGAGTACGTCCTGAGTTCCTCTCCGGGTGACAAGATGGATAGTCGCTACAGGAATGGCGGCTAT GGCGGTGGGGATACTGACCAAGATGGAAGAGAGAAGAGTGATGCACAAGAGAAGGTGTCGCCCTTTGAAGAGGACAAGAGCCCAGAGATGAAGGTGGGAGAAGAGAGTGATCCTGCTAAAGCCAACGGAAGAGGTCTACTAAATGGAATGGACAGAGACTGCAAAGACTTCAA TCCAACCCCCGGAAGCCGTCAAGCTTCCCCCACTGAAGCCGTGGAGAGAATGGGTCCCAGTCAGACAGGTTTGGAGATGATGGGACAGCACCACCCCCATGCCCTCCAACAACAGAACCCCACCCAAAACAAGGTCCCAACTGAGGACTTCCAGAACCAGGAGGCTCAGAACATGGGAGGTATGGAGCAGCAAGCCGGTGTGGAGTCCTTACAGTTCGACTATGCTGGGAACCAGATTCAGGTGGACTCCTCAGGGACTCCTGTAGGATTATTTGACTACaactctcagcagcag tTGTTCCAGAGATCCAATCCTTTGACTGTTCAACagctcactgcagctcagcaacAACAATATGCTctagctgcagctcagcagcagcatctcg CTGGCCTTGCACCTGCATTTGTGCCAAACCCTTACATCATTAATGCTGCCCCCCCTGGAGCTGATCCCTACACTGCTGCTGGGCTTGCAGCAGCAGCCACGCTTGCAG GCCCTACAGTTGTTCCACCACAATACTACGGTGTTCCTTGGGGTGTGTACCCGGCCAATCTTTTCCAACAACAGGCTGCATCTACTGCCAATCACTCAGCTAATCAGCAAGCATCCAATCAGGGACCAGGACCAGGCCAACCACAG GTGATGCGCACAGGAACCAACCAGCGACCTCTTACCCCTGGGCAAGGCCAACAGAGTCAGCAGGAATCtttagctgctgcagctgctgcaaacCCGGCATTGGCTTACGCAGGAATGCCTG GTTATCAGGTGTTGGCCCCTGCGGCCTATTATGACCAGACTGGGGCCCTGGTGATGGGCCCTGGTGCCCGAACTGGTCTTGGTGGGCCTGTTCGTCTAGTCCAGACTCCTCTCCTCATCAACCCTGCAGCAGCACAGGCTG cagctgcagtatCTGCGTCTGGCTCTGGTAACAACATGTCTGGTCCTCCAGCCAACGGACTGTACCGCTCCATGCCTCAACCTCAACCgcagcctcagcagcagcaggccccTCCACCCAGCAGCGGTCTGCCCTCCAGCTCCTTCTACGGTTCTGGATCAGTACCTAACACCTCTCAGAGCAGCTCCCTTTTCTCACACACCTCCGCTGCCCCACCACCTCCAAGCTCCTCCCTGGGCTTCAGCAGCACCGGTGGCTCTCTTGGCGTGGGCCTGGGCTCTGCCCTTGGAGGCTTCGGCTCTTCTG TTTCCAGCTCCACCAGTAGCAGTGTATCTCGCAGGGACTCCCTGCTGGCAAGTTCTGACCTATACAAGCGCGGTGGCAGCAGTCTAACTCCCATTGGTCAGCCGTTTTACAACAGCCTGGGTTACTCTTCTTCACCGAGCCCCATTGGCCTGACACCGGGTCACTCCCCACTCACTCCCCCACCTTCTCTGCCCTCCTCTCATGGATCCTCCTCCAGCCTTCACCTAG GTGGCCTGACAAATGGTAGCGGGCGGTACATTTCTGCAGCTCCTGGAGCTGAAGCCAAATACAGGAGCACCGGTGGAACGTCCAGTCTGTTCAACTCCAGCAGTCAGCTGTTCCCTCCCTCTCGGCCCCGCTACAGTCGCTCTGATGTTATGCCATCCGGTCGCAGCCGCCTGCTGGAAGACTTTAGGAACAACCGTTTCCCAAACCTCCAACTCCGTGACTTACCAGGACACATGGTGGAGTTCTCTCAAGACCAGCATGGATCCAG ATTTATCCAACAGAAGCTAGAGAGGGCCACTCCTGCTGAGAGGCAGATGGTGTTTGGAGAGATTCTGCAAGCAGCATACCAACTGATGACAGATGTATTTGGGAACTATGTCATCCAAAAGTTCTTTGAG TTTGGAAGTGCAGACCAGAAGCTGGCTTTGGCAACACGTATTCGTGGGCATGTCCTCCCCCTGGCTTTACAGATGTATGGTTGCAGGGTCATTCAAAAAGCCTTGGAGTCCATTTCCTCAGACCAGCAGGTAATT AGCGACATTGTCCGCGAGCTGGATGGCCATGTGTTGAAGTGTGTCAAGGACCAGAACGGAAACCATGTGGTGCAGAAGTGCATTGAATGTGTCCAGCCTCAGGCCCTCCAGTTCATTATTGATGCCTTCCAGGGACAG GTGTTTGTGCTTTCCACACACCCGTACGGCTGCAGAGTTATCCAAAGGATTTTGGAGCACTGCACCCAGGAGCAAACTCTGCCCATCCTGGAAGAGCTGCATCAGCACTCTGAACAGCTGGGTCAG AAATATCAAGGCGTATCATTGGAGATGACACCCAAAACATATTATACAGTGTCCCGTGATGCACTGTTCAAG GATCAGTATGGTAACTACGTCATACAGCATGTTTTGGAGCATGGCAGACCAGAAGATAAGAGCAAGATAGTGGCAGAGGTTCGCGGAAAGGTTCTTGTCCTGAGCCAACATAAATTTGCAAG TAATGTTGTGGAGAAGTGTGTGATCCACTCTTCGCGGTCAGAGAGAGCTCTGCTGATAGATGAAGTCTGCTGCCAGAAAGACGGGCCCCACAGCGCCTTGTACACCATGATGAAGGACCAGTACGCCAACTACGTTGTCCAAAGAATGATCGACATGGCAGAACCTGCTCAGCGTAAAATCATCATGCACAAG